In Isosphaera pallida ATCC 43644, the sequence GCTTCGAGTCGGCTTGCTGGTCGGACGGAATGGACGGTCCCCCCATTTGATCGTCGAGCTGGTCGGCCAGCGCTAAGAGGGAATCGCGCACCACCTGGGATTCCATGCGAATCGGGGTTTTCCTCCAGAGATGGAGATTGTCCGGATCGCGGGCGCGGTTGGATTCGGCACCGTGGGCAGAGCTGGCGAGTCGGTATGTAGCGGATTGCACAATCAGACGGTGCAGATGGTTCATCCTCCAGCCGCTCTCGATTAGTTCGCTGGCCAACCAGTCGAGGAGTTCGGGATGGGTCGGCGGTTGTCCATTGCGGCCGAAGTCGAAAACAGTGGGCACCAACGGCGTCCCGAAATGCCGATTCCAGAGGTGATTGACGGCCACGCGGGCGGTCAGCGGATGGCGAGGATCGGTAATCCACCGGGCCAGAGCCGCGCGGCGTCCGGTGCTTTGGGGTGAGAACGTGGGTGCTGGGTCATCGGTCAACGTGCTGAGGAATCGGGTTGGGGTCCACCGAGCACCGATGAACTCGTCGAGGTTTTCTGCGGGGTCCACTTCCGCCTTCGCGGCGGCTTGCGCTTGGGCGAGCGCCTCCTTGGCCGACTCCACCGCCTTGGCCACCGCCTCTTGGTTTTCCGCGGACGCCCGGAGTTGCTCGCGTTGCGCGACCGCCAGAGCCTGCTTGGCCTGCGCGATCGCCGCCTCGCGCTTGGCCTGAATTGCCAAGGCATGGCGGGACCGCCGCTCGTCTTCGGGAGCCTCGGACCAAATCGCCCGCCAGGCTTCGGCGCGCCGCTGAATAGCCGTCAACTCCGCCTGAGCTGTGGCCACCGCCGCCTCCGCCACGGCTTGCAGGGCGTGAGCCTCTTCAGCGTCCAGGTTGGGCTGGCCGGTTAGCAACGGGCTTTGGGGGTCGAGGAGGTTTACGTTGGGGTCCAGAGCTTCCAGGCGGAATTCATGCAACCGCGCCAAGGCGTCGAAGGTGAAAATTTGAAAACACCCGTCTCGACGAGCCTGTGATGTTTGGCACGCGAGCACCGGCACGCCGTTGATCCAAGCGTTGATCCAGCGGTCGCGGACTTGAACCCGCAGCACATACTCGTGGTTGAGTTGGATCGGCAGCGTCCGAACCGCCGGACCCAGCGGGTAATGCCATTGACCGGCGACGTTGTAGGACGCTTGAATCTTCGGACCACCGGCGTTGGCGCTGACATAAACATTTTGCTCGTGATAATCCGTGGTCGCGTCTTGCGATGGATCAATGTCGGCCACGTCAAAGCCCAGCCCGATGCTACGCCACTGACTGCCGCTGAGGAGCGTGAATCGAAGGGTCGCGTCGAAATCGCGCGGTACGGTGCCGCTCAGACGGAGGATCGACCGTTGGGGACCATCCTGCGTCTGCTCAAGTTGGCCGTCGCGCCACTGCCATTGGCCGCCGAACTGCCGCCAGCGGTTGGGGTCGATCGTCTCGAAGCGCTCGGCGACAACGGGCGGCGTCTTGGTCGGGTTGGACGAAGGCGACTGGGGCCCCGAGGCAAGTGTCGCTTCGCTGAGCGAAAGGTTCTCCTGGATCGCGGCCAGATCGGCTTTCGCCCGCGCGAGTTTGCGGGTCGCGTCGGCGATGTACGCCGGGATCACCCAATCTCGACGCTGGGGCTGCCAGGCTTCCACCGGGAGAGCGATCGGCGTGATTTCCGGCAAGTCCGGCCCCAGCAGCTTCGGAACCCCCGGCGCGACCGCTTGGGACTTGTCCGGATTCCTTTCATCTCCGCGGATGAAACGATACGTCGGCTCGTCAGGAAAAGCGTCGAACACGCGTGGAATACCATCGCGCTCGAGGTCGGTTTCGCCAGGAACCAGATCGAGTCGGGCGTGGTACGGCTCGAAAAACGCGCGCAGGCGATAGTAGCTGATCTGCGGGAACGGGTCATATTTGTGGTCGTGGCAGCGCGCGCAGTTCATGGTCAGCCCAAGCAAGCCTTTGCTGACATGCTCAACGGTTTCATCCATCCATTGGTGACGATTGAACAGGTAAAAATTGCGGGCTAGAAACCCGGTCGCGCGCAGCTTGGCCAGATCGTTGGGATACAGTTCGTCGGCTGCGAGCATCTGCCGGATCATTTCGTCGTAGGGCACATCATTGTTCAACGATTCAATGATCCAGTCGCGCCAATGCCAGAGATGCTTTTGGCTGTTGCGCAGTTGGTCGCCAAGTCCCCACCAGTCGCTGTAGCGCCAGATGTCCATCCAATGGCGGGCCCAGCGTTCGCCGTGGCGGGGATCGTTGAGCAACCGGTCCACCGCCCGTTCGTACCAGTCGGGGCGTTGATCGGCCTGAATCGCCGCGATTTCCTCAGGGGTTGGT encodes:
- a CDS encoding DUF1553 domain-containing protein, with amino-acid sequence MNRLIRGIRRVGVVACAAFMAMTAEGRTEEVDYLTQVKPILESRCYACHGALKQNGQLRLDTAALAIKGGSSGPAIIEGNPEESELILRVSSEDPAERMPPEHEGAPLSPDQIDLLRRWIQAGAPHPEDEQPEADPRDHWAFRPITRPAVPTVLNPAWVRNPIDAFVAQRHEQLGLTPQPEASRVLLLRRLSLDLIGLPPTPEEIAAIQADQRPDWYERAVDRLLNDPRHGERWARHWMDIWRYSDWWGLGDQLRNSQKHLWHWRDWIIESLNNDVPYDEMIRQMLAADELYPNDLAKLRATGFLARNFYLFNRHQWMDETVEHVSKGLLGLTMNCARCHDHKYDPFPQISYYRLRAFFEPYHARLDLVPGETDLERDGIPRVFDAFPDEPTYRFIRGDERNPDKSQAVAPGVPKLLGPDLPEITPIALPVEAWQPQRRDWVIPAYIADATRKLARAKADLAAIQENLSLSEATLASGPQSPSSNPTKTPPVVAERFETIDPNRWRQFGGQWQWRDGQLEQTQDGPQRSILRLSGTVPRDFDATLRFTLLSGSQWRSIGLGFDVADIDPSQDATTDYHEQNVYVSANAGGPKIQASYNVAGQWHYPLGPAVRTLPIQLNHEYVLRVQVRDRWINAWINGVPVLACQTSQARRDGCFQIFTFDALARLHEFRLEALDPNVNLLDPQSPLLTGQPNLDAEEAHALQAVAEAAVATAQAELTAIQRRAEAWRAIWSEAPEDERRSRHALAIQAKREAAIAQAKQALAVAQREQLRASAENQEAVAKAVESAKEALAQAQAAAKAEVDPAENLDEFIGARWTPTRFLSTLTDDPAPTFSPQSTGRRAALARWITDPRHPLTARVAVNHLWNRHFGTPLVPTVFDFGRNGQPPTHPELLDWLASELIESGWRMNHLHRLIVQSATYRLASSAHGAESNRARDPDNLHLWRKTPIRMESQVVRDSLLALADQLDDQMGGPSIPSDQQADSKRRSIYFVHSNNERNLFLTMFDEAMVTDCYRREQSIVPQQALAMTNSRLVLDCSRPIAERITRFLVAQGQPASDEAFLHEAFLLILAVEPSDQERQDCLHALAEWRTLPEAGVDEAATNFARANLVWALLNHHDFITIR